In the Diprion similis isolate iyDipSimi1 chromosome 2, iyDipSimi1.1, whole genome shotgun sequence genome, one interval contains:
- the LOC124412780 gene encoding neuronal acetylcholine receptor subunit beta-3-like gives MHPPLPALGLVLLVVCTSKFSVEAKANCNSDAPDDSDTARLRRRLLCNYDKTVRPTDNHTSTTSVLVTLFPQSIDFYDRGNILKLHAWMSLEWYDDYLSWKRADFGDLKFMPVRSDEIWMPPLSIYNSVEMGNDGIHTTNCLVHFMGAVVCVPMVQYSVSCVSNYQDWPFDRHNCTILLGSWTHKKEEINYHTMEKEIYMHPAKILFDFVPSSEWRLLSLTTDTRIDGLTESNYTFPTIMYNVIIERHSNLMQVTIIAPAVLLIIVTLTVLWLNPNYPERLIVAVLNLICHLICISDVIWQVPFNGSSTPSILFFHQSSMIAATFALLLTVVLRQLGEISASTPVWLETTTSTILESRAGQLILLTILRPKASRSLGAEEANAGSADAKVFSDNVYSEKSNVWQNLATILDRLSFIIVLFTYLIMICVLAPRNDILSVPEMTPS, from the exons ATGCATCCGCCATTACCGGCCCTCGGATTGGTCTTGCTCGTCGTTTGTAcgtcgaaattctcgg TTGAGGCAAAGGCCAACTGTAACAGCGATGCACCAGACGACTCGGACACTGCGCGTCTACGAAGGCGTTTGTTATGCAATTACGACAAAACCGTTCGTCCGACCGACAATCACACCTCGACAACCTCGGTGCTCGTCACCCTCTTTCCGCAATCCATCGACTTC TATGATCGTGGAAATATCCTGAAGCTTCACGCTTGGATGTCATTG GAGTGGTATGACGACTATCTGAGTTGGAAACGTGCGGATTTcggagatttaaaattcatgcCAGTTAGAAGTGATGAAATTTGGATGCCGCCATTATCGATCTACAACTC CGTGGAGATGGGCAACGACGGAATTCACACAACAAACTGCTTGGTACATTTTATGGGAGCAGTTGTCTGTGTCCCAATGGTCCAATATTCGGTGAGTTGCGTTTCGAACTACCAGGACTGGCCGTTTGACAGGCACAATTGTACAATTCTTCTCGGTTCCTGGACGCAtaaaaaagaggaaataaaTTACCACACCATGGAGAAGGAG ATTTACATGCATCCAGCAAAGATCTTATTCGATTTCGTACCCAGTTCTGAGTGGAGATTACTGTCACTTACCACTGACACTAGAATTGACGGACTCACGGAATCCAATTACACATTTCCAACGATAATGTATAACGTCATCATTGAACGACACTCGAATTTGATGCAGGTCACTATAATCGCACCAGCAGTTC TGCTAATCATTGTGACTTTAACTGTGCTCTGGTTGAATCCAAACTACCCAGAACGATTGATAGTGGCAGTCCTCAACCTGATCTGCCATTTAATCTGTATCTCGGACGTGATTTGGCAAGTGCCTTTCAACGGTTCGAGCACGCCCTCGATAC tcttcTTCCATCAGAGCTCGATGATCGCAGCCACCTTCGCCCTCTTATTGACCGTCGTCCTGCGCCAGCTTGGAGAAATATCGGCCAGCACTCCTGTCTGGTTGGAAACCACGACATCCACCATCCTGGAAAGCAGGGCTGGCCAGTTGATCCTGCTGACGATTTTGAGACCTAAAGCTTCCAGGTCACTTGGAGCGGAGGAGGCCAATGCAGGATCTGCAGACGCCAAGGTTTTTTCGGACAACGTCTACTCCGAGAAGTCAAACGTGTGGCAAAATCTCGCCACTATTCTAGACCGACTGTCTTTTATCATCGTGCTGTTTACCTACCTTATCATGATTTGCGTTCTCGCTCCTAGAAACGACATTCTGAGCGTTCCTGAAATGACGCCTTCGTGA
- the LOC124416316 gene encoding neuronal acetylcholine receptor subunit alpha-7-like, translating into MELKFLVLVLDLLAVYTTKFWVDAAQDYCTSNVASASATTRLKKRLLCDYDPTVPPGNPGESTGVLLTLYPKFIDFDESSNTMVFHAWLAMMWRIRGLRWSDKDSPLLHVASDEIWVPPIAHYNSAGKSRGPNGIPKSECLISPNGHTLCVASLKYVSNCVTDYRNWPFDRHKCTIVLASWAYKAEEIDYHAMNHWEMFPGISVFNFTPNAQWKLLALEHTQVEDGIAEGYTFPTIIYTVAIARNSASMRTVILAPAILLVVLTLTVLWLDPISVERSVVAVLNLICNLICVMNLNEQVPFNGSTTPSILVFHQGSIVIASLALLLTILLRQMMKLSVSAPDWLASAASSILASRAGQLILLTTLDPKAAAAVRADEESAGLTTSSDSSIQIKSGSTNVWRHLAALLDRLAFAIVLLTYLIMIIVLTPRNDVFEVPDVPTFDFRF; encoded by the exons ATGGAGTTGAAATTTCTAGTCTTGGTGCTCGACCTTCTTGCCGTTTACACCACGAAATTTTGGG TTGACGCAGCCCAAGACTACTGTACTAGTAATGTAGCGAGTGCTTCGGCCACGACACGCCTGAAGAAAAGGTTGCTTTGCGATTACGATCCCACTGTTCCTCCCGGAAATCCTGGTGAATCAACGGGTGTCCTTCTCACTCTGTACCCGAAATTCATCGATTTC gacgaaaGCTCAAATACTATGGTATTTCACGCTTGGTTGGCAATG ATGTGGCGAATCAGAGGACTCAGGTGGTCCGATAAAGACTCACCCCTACTTCACGTTGCGAGCGACGAAATTTGGGTCCCACCTATAGCTCATTACAACTC CGCGGGAAAAAGTAGGGGCCCTAATGGAATACCGAAATCGGAGTGTTTGATATCCCCTAATGGGCACACACTTTGTGTAGCAAGCTTAAAGTACGTTTCGAACTGCGTCACAGATTACCGGAACTGGCCCTTCGACAGACACAAGTGTACAATAGTTCTTGCTTCCTGGGCTTATAAGGCGGAGGAAATAGATTACCACGCTATGAATCATTGG GAAATGTTTCCGGGTATAAGcgtattcaattttacacccAACGCCCAATGGAAGCTCCTGGCACTTGAGCATACTCAGGTAGAGGATGGAATCGCTGAGGGTTACACATTTCCAACGATCATATACACCGTCGCTATTGCACGGAACTCAGCCTCCATGCGAACTGTTATTTTAGCGCCTGCAATTC TGCTAGTCGTCCTGACTTTAACGGTGCTCTGGTTGGACCCGATTTCCGTTGAGCGATCGGTAGTGGCAGTCCTCAACTTGATTTGCAATCTAATCTGTGTCATGAACTTGAACGAGCAGGTCCCTTTCAACGGTTCGACCACACCCTCGATAT TGGTATTTCATCAGGGTTCCATAGTTATTGCCAGCCTTGCTCTACTCCTGACGATTCTCCTGCGTCAAATGATGAAATTGTCGGTTTCCGCTCCTGACTGGTTGGCATCGGCTGCCTCCTCAATCCTGGCGAGCAGGGCTGGACAATTGATCCTACTAACAACTTTGGACCCGAAAGCTGCTGCGGCTGTCAGAGCAGACGAAGAAAGTGCTGGATTGACGACCTCGAGTGATTCTTCGATTCAAATCAAGTCCGGAAGCACCAACGTTTGGCGGCATTTAGCCGCTCTACTAGATCGCCTGGCTTTTGCCATTGTCTTACTTACATATCTCATTATGATAATTGTTCTCACACCTAGGAACGACGTCTTTGAGGTACCCGATGTGCCTACGTTCGATTTCCGGTTCTAG
- the LOC124415991 gene encoding acetylcholine receptor subunit alpha-L1-like, with protein sequence MQTKLLVLGFSLFAIHSTKLPVDAALDCKNIADDAQITLRLRKDLFCHYDPVIRPKIDGGRNSMVVLSLHPKYIDFDDSTNTFTLQAWMGVAWENEYLQWMSKKYARSVHRLYVSSDEIWTPPITLYNSAEVGYNAQTGIPKTKCLLFMYGYTFCRPLVKFVTHCASDYWNWPFDRHNCTIFLGSWIYKAKDIRYIHMTTQYNSTESMLFDFIPNNEWKMLSIDRASRLDGFPEVNYTFPTIIYSVIIERHSTFMQTTILAPAVLLIVMTLTVLWLSPDAVERLVLAILNLICHLICVMDVNWQVPSNGLTTPSILVFHHSSIVIASFALFLTVVLRQLKEISVTAPDWLLSTSSAITRAGRSFPLINLKSEAAAPIQAEEDEVGVASSNGPSVKINPRSSNAWQHLATLLNRLAFTFVLLAYIIMIHVLVPKEDVNGVPDALPYRKDDLVL encoded by the exons ATGCAGACAAAATTGCTGGTCTTGGGGTTCAGCCTCTTTGCCATTCATTCCACAAAGTTACCTG TTGACGCAGCTCTGGACTGTAAAAATATTGCTGATGACGCCCAGATCACTTTGCGCCTTCGAAAAGACTTGTTCTGTCATTACGATCCCGTAATTCGTCCGAAAATTGATGGTGGTCGGAATTCCATGGTGGTACTCAGTTTACATCCAAAATACATCGATTTT GATGACAGTACAAATACCTTCACACTACAGGCTTGGATGGGAGTG GCTTGGGAGAATGAGTATCTGCAATGGATGTCGAAAAAATATGCCAGAAGCGTGCACAGACTGTATGTTTCTAGCGATGAAATTTGGACACCGCCGATAACTCTCTATAATTC AGCAGAGGTTGGCTACAACGCACAGACCGGAATACCAAAAACGAAGTGTTTACTTTTTATGTATGGGTATACGTTCTGTCGACCGCTGGTGAAGTTCGTCACACATTGCGCTTCGGATTACTGGAACTGGCCGTTTGACAGGCATAATTGTACAATATTTCTTGGTTCTTGGATCTACAAAGCGAAGGACATCcgctatatacatatgacGACACAG TACAACTCGACGGAATCAATGCTCTTCGATTTCATACCTAACAACGAGTGGAAGATGCTGTCCATTGACCGAGCTAGTAGATTGGACGGGTTTCCAGAGGTTAATTACACTTTTCCAACGATAATATATAGCGTAATAATTGAACGACACTCAACCTTTATGCAGACCACCATCCTCGCCCCGGCAGTTC tTCTGATCGTCATGACACTGACTGTGCTCTGGTTAAGTCCAGATGCCGTTGAACGGTTGGTACTGGCTATCCTCAACTTGATCTGTCATTTGATCTGCGTGATGGACGTGAATTGGCAAGTGCCCAGCAACGGTTTGACGACTCCCTCGATAT TGGTATTCCATCACAGTTCCATAGTTATCGCCAGTTTCGCCCTTTTCTTGACGGTCGTCTTGCGTCAGTTGAAGGAAATCTCCGTAACCGCACCTGATTGGCTGCTATCCACGTCTTCTGCAATAACCAGAGCGGGCCGGTCATTCCCACTGATAAATTTGAAGTCGGAAGCTGCTGCACCAATTCAAGCAGAGGAAGACGAAGTTGGAGTCGCGAGCTCGAATGGCCCTTCGGTTAAAATTAATCCCAGAAGCTCCAACGCGTGGCAACATTTAGCCACTTTACTGAATCGACTAGCTTTCACCTTTGTGCTTTTAGCCTATATTATCATGATACATGTCCTTGTACCCAAGGAAGACGTTAACGGGGTACCTGATGCTCTTCCTTACCGGAAAGACGATTTAGTTTTGTAA
- the LOC124415990 gene encoding acetylcholine receptor subunit alpha-L1-like, which translates to MQTKLLVLGFSLFAIHSTKLPVDAALDCKNIADDAQITLRLRKDLFCHDDPVIRPKFDGGWKSMVALSLYPKYIDFDDSTNTFTLQAWMGMAWYNEYLQWKSKKYAKNVPRLYVSSDEIWTPPITLYNSAEVGYNTQTGIPKTKCLLFMYGYTICQPLVKLVTHCASDYRNWPFDRHNCTIFLGSWIYKAKDIRYIHMITQYNSTESMLFDFIPNNEWKMLSIDRASRLDGFPEVNYTFPTIIYSVIIERHSTFMQTTILAPAVLLIVMTLTVLWLSPDAVERLVLAILNLICHLICVMDVNWQVPSNGLTTPSILVFHHSSIVIASFALFLTVVLRQLKEISVTAPDWLLSTSSAITRAGRSFPLINLKSEAAAPIRAEEDNVGLASSNGPSVKINPRSSNAWQHLATLLNRLAFTFVLLAYIIMIHVLVPKEDVNGVPDALPYRKDDLVL; encoded by the exons ATGCAGACAAAATTGCTGGTCTTGGGGTTCAGCCTCTTTGCCATTCATTCCACAAAGTTACCTG TTGACGCGGCTCTGGACTGTAAAAATATTGCTGATGACGCCCAGATCACTTTGCGCCTTCGAAAAGACTTGTTCTGTCATGACGATCCCGTAATTCGTCCGAAATTTGATGGTGGTTGGAAATCGATGGTGGCACTCAGTTTATATCCAAAATACATCGATTTT GATGACAGTACAAATACCTTCACACTACAGGCTTGGATGGGAATG GCTTGGTACAATGAGTATCTGCAATGGAAGTCGAAAAAATATGCCAAAAACGTGCCTAGACTGTACGTTTCTAGCGATGAAATTTGGACACCGCCGATAACTCTCTACAATTC tgCAGAGGTTGGCTACAACACACAGACCGGAATACCAAAAACGAAGTGTTTACTTTTTATGTATGGATATACGATCTGTCAACCGCTGGTGAAGTTAGTCACACATTGTGCTTCGGACTACCGGAACTGGCCGTTTGACAGGCATAATTGTACAATATTTCTTGGTTCTTGGATCTACAAAGCGAAGGACATCcgctatatacatatgatcACACAG TACAACTCGACGGAATCAATGCTCTTCGATTTCATACCTAACAACGAGTGGAAGATGCTGTCCATTGACCGAGCTAGTAGATTGGACGGGTTTCCAGAGGTTAATTACACTTTTCCGACGATAATATATAGCGTAATAATTGAACGACACTCAACCTTTATGCAGACCACCATCCTCGCCCCGGCAGTTC TTCTGATCGTCATGACACTGACTGTGCTCTGGTTAAGTCCAGATGCCGTTGAACGGTTGGTACTGGCTATCCTCAACTTGATCTGTCATTTGATTTGCGTGATGGACGTGAATTGGCAAGTGCCCAGCAACGGTTTGACGACTCCCTCGATAT TGGTATTCCATCACAGTTCCATAGTTATCGCCAGTTTCGCCCTTTTCTTGACGGTCGTCTTGCGTCAGTTGAAGGAAATCTCCGTAACCGCACCTGATTGGCTGCTATCCACGTCTTCTGCAATAACCAGAGCGGGCCGGTCATTCCCACTGATAAATTTGAAGTCGGAAGCTGCTGCACCAATTCGAGCAGAGGAAGACAACGTTGGATTGGCGAGCTCGAATGGCCCCTCGGTTAAAATTAATCCCAGAAGCTCCAACGCGTGGCAACATTTAGCCACTTTACTGAATCGACTAGCTTTCACCTTTGTGCTTTTAGCCTATATTATCATGATACATGTCCTTGTACCCAAGGAAGACGTTAACGGGGTACCTGATGCTCTTCCTTACCGGAAAGACGATTTAGTTTTGTAA